A genomic stretch from Helianthus annuus cultivar XRQ/B chromosome 1, HanXRQr2.0-SUNRISE, whole genome shotgun sequence includes:
- the LOC110936440 gene encoding plant intracellular Ras-group-related LRR protein 6-like, whose protein sequence is MAFYSILGKCQMRYTKVWMQLVKAVKLQKLILAHNEIQLLKEDIRNLPLLSVLNVSHNKLSHLPTAIGELKSLKALDVSNNLLNEIPEEVGSATALIKFDCSGNQIKDLPCSLGNCLDLSDLKIWLYSASNNRLTSLPEELSNCSKMSKLDVEGNKLTTLSEKLVASWTFLTELIAEIASIPSSIKGCSLLAESIDDDDFSARLEL, encoded by the exons atggcattttactctattttaGGGAAGTGCCAGATGAGGTATACAAAAGTCTGGATGCAGTTGGTGAAG GCAGTTAAGTTGCAGAAGCTGATATTGGCTCATAATGAAATTCAGTTGCTAAAGGAAGACATAAGAAACTTACCGTTGTTGTCGGTGTTGAATGTtagccataataagctttctcaCCTTCCAACTGCTATAGGAGA GCTTAAATCACTTAAGGCATTAGATGTGTCTAATAATTTGCTGAATGAGATACCTGAAGAAGTTGGATCCGCGACTGCTTTGATAAA GTTTGATTGTTCCGGCAACCAAATTAAGGATCTTCCTTGCTCTCTTGGAAACTGTCTAGATTTATCAGATCTCAAGATTTGGCTGTATAGT GCATCAAACAATCGCCTCACCAGTTTGCCAGAAGAACTTAGCAATTGTTCAAAAATGTCAAAGTTAGATGTAGAG GGAAATAAGCTGACAACGCTATCTGAGAAATTGGTTGCATCATGGACTTTTCTCACTGAACTTATTGCAG AAATTGCATCGATTCCATCATCAATAAAGGGCTGCTCTTTGTTAGCAGAATCCATCGACGACGACGATTTCTCGGCTAGATTAGAGCTATGA
- the LOC110892857 gene encoding uncharacterized protein LOC110892857, producing the protein MAPYELLYGRKCRTPVCWGEVGQRELAPSDLIAITNEKIEMVRTRLKAAQDRQKAYADKRKRPIEFQVGDFVLLKVSPWKGIIRFRKRGKLGPRYIGPFKILARIGRVAYRLELPPALDGIHSTFHVSQLRKCLADDTALVPLDDIELDERLNYVERPIAIRDFKVKNLRNKAVKQVLVQWRHRKGSDLTWEAEDEMRRHYPFLFGMSKI; encoded by the coding sequence atggcaccttacgAGCTACTATACGGGAGGAAATGTaggactcccgtatgttggggtgAAGTAGGACAAAGAGAACTTGCACCAAGTGATTTAATAGCAATAACGAATGAAAAGATCGAAATGGTTAGAACAAGGTTGAAAGCAGCTCAAGATCGGCAAAAAGCTTATGCAGACAAGAGAAAGCGTCCTAtcgaattccaagtcggagattttGTCTTGCTAAAAgtgtccccatggaagggtataatcCGTTTTCGCAAACGGGGAAAGCTAGGTCCTCGTTACATTGGGCCGTTTAAAATTTTGGCTCGGATTGGAAGGGTTGCGTATCGACTAGAATTACCGCCTGCTCTAGACGGGATTCACAGTACCTTCCACGTGTCTCAATTGAGGAAATGTCTCGCGGATGACACAGCATTAGTACCTCTCGATGACATTGAGTTAGACGAGAGGTTAAACTATGTAGAGAGACCCATAGCCATTAGAGATTTCAAGGTGAAGAATCTCCGCAACAAGGCTGTTAAACAGGTGCTGGTACAATGGCGGCACCGGAAGGGTTCGGATCTTACGTGGGAAGCCGAAGATGAAATGAGGAGACACTATCCTTTTCTTTTCGGTATGTCAAAAATTTAA